The following nucleotide sequence is from Candidatus Cloacimonadota bacterium.
AAATCCGAGTCGGGCATTTGGATATGACTCATTATAAGTTCTTTGATGGCGTCACAATCATGCATACCATACATAAGCAATTCTGCCCTGGAGCCTTCAGGACCGGCAACTCCAGCAGTCTGAATATGCAGGGAACTCAAGCCAAAAAGACGCTGGAGAGGTCCCTGTGTAATATCTATATTGGTAATTTTATGATAGGGTACAGCAGTTTTTTTGCGCCAAAAGACTCCCTTCTTAGCTTTTACTCCATCACGTTCAATGCGATACTCTAAACTTTTGAAAAAAGCTGCGATATACCACAGGTAAAAGATTTCGTTAAGCACAAAAGGAGTGATCAAAATTAAAAGCAATAAATACTCTTTGGTAAACAACATGATGGTAAATAGAACTAGAGCTATTAACAAAAAGAAGATAAAACTTAAGAGGTTCCAATATCTTTTAAGTTGTGGTTCTGGTTTATAAGCTATATTATCCATTGCTTTCTCCTCTCATCTTGAGTGTATATACATTTATTTTTAATGTATGCGGAGTCAAGCAAAATTATCATGCTATGGAAATTGATTTGCCTACTTTTTGGTGCTGATTGCGATAGGTTTTTGGGAACAAACAGTATCTTGATGAACAGTCTCGCAGCATTTTATCTGCTTGCTCAAACTTAGTTGTTGAATACAATAGCGTGTTGATCTTTAGCCCTCTCCGGTTTTCTAAGCTTAGTTTTAGGGTGGATTTGTCGTTGGATTATGCTATGCCCATTGCATGATCC
It contains:
- a CDS encoding PH domain-containing protein, translating into MDNIAYKPEPQLKRYWNLLSFIFFLLIALVLFTIMLFTKEYLLLLILITPFVLNEIFYLWYIAAFFKSLEYRIERDGVKAKKGVFWRKKTAVPYHKITNIDITQGPLQRLFGLSSLHIQTAGVAGPEGSRAELLMYGMHDCDAIKELIMSHIQMPDSD